In Pseudomonas alcaliphila JAB1, a single window of DNA contains:
- a CDS encoding LysE family translocator, producing the protein MPFAENLIAFTLAATLLTLTPGIDTALVLRTAAVEGRQQAFRAALGINAGCLLWGAAVAFGLGALLAVSEFGYNLLKYCGAAYLAWLGLNMLLRPRTSLAPAQASGTPDANWFLRGLLGNVLNPKVGIFYLSFLPQFIPQGQPLIVWTFGLVGIHVALSLVWALLLIGATQPLGHWLRREAVIKWMDRSTGLIFVLFAARLALSRR; encoded by the coding sequence ATGCCCTTTGCCGAAAACCTGATCGCCTTCACCCTGGCGGCCACGCTGCTGACCCTGACGCCGGGGATCGACACGGCGCTGGTGTTGCGTACCGCGGCTGTCGAGGGCCGGCAGCAGGCGTTTCGCGCGGCGCTGGGCATCAATGCCGGCTGCCTGCTCTGGGGCGCGGCGGTGGCCTTCGGCCTCGGCGCGCTGCTGGCGGTTTCCGAATTCGGCTACAACCTGCTCAAGTATTGCGGTGCGGCCTATCTGGCCTGGCTCGGGCTGAACATGCTGCTGCGCCCGCGTACCTCGCTGGCGCCCGCGCAGGCGAGCGGCACACCCGATGCCAACTGGTTTCTGCGCGGTCTGCTGGGCAACGTGCTCAACCCCAAGGTGGGGATCTTCTACCTGTCCTTCCTGCCGCAGTTCATCCCGCAGGGCCAGCCACTGATTGTCTGGACGTTCGGCCTGGTGGGCATCCATGTGGCACTCAGCCTGGTCTGGGCGCTGTTGCTGATCGGTGCTACCCAGCCGCTCGGTCACTGGTTGCGGCGCGAAGCAGTGATCAAGTGGATGGATCGCAGCACCGGTCTGATCTTCGTTCTGTTCGCCGCGCGTCTGGCATTGAGCCGGCGCTGA
- a CDS encoding thiolase family protein — protein sequence MREVVIVDSVRTGLAKSFRGKFNMTRPDDMAAHCVDALLVRNGIDPKLVDDCIVGAGSNEGAQGMNIGRNVAVLSRLGNPVAGMTLNRFCSSGLQAIAIAANQVASGCSDIIVAGGVESITMTLKSMNMDNLFNPLLQQDNPGIYYPMGKTAEIVANRYGISREAQDAYALQSQQRTARAQAEGLFADEIVPMTVKYQVEDKATGEKKILDGVVEADDCNRPDTTLESLAKLQPAFDPAGSVTAGNASQLSDGASMTLVMSLEKALELGLKPKAYFRGFTVAGCEPDEMGIGPVFSVPKLLKAKGLGVADIDLWELNEAFASQCLYCRDTLEIDNEKYNVNGGSISIGHPFGMTGSRQVGHLVRELQRRELRYGIVTMCVGGGMGATGLFEAYRG from the coding sequence ATGCGTGAAGTGGTGATCGTCGACAGCGTCCGGACCGGCCTGGCCAAGTCCTTCCGCGGCAAGTTCAATATGACCCGGCCGGACGACATGGCCGCCCATTGCGTCGATGCGTTGCTGGTGCGCAACGGCATCGACCCGAAGCTGGTCGATGACTGCATCGTCGGTGCCGGCTCCAACGAGGGTGCGCAGGGCATGAACATCGGCCGCAACGTCGCCGTGCTCTCACGCCTGGGTAACCCGGTGGCGGGCATGACCCTCAACCGCTTCTGCTCCTCGGGCCTGCAGGCCATCGCCATCGCCGCCAACCAGGTGGCGTCCGGCTGCAGCGACATCATCGTCGCCGGCGGCGTCGAGTCCATCACCATGACCCTGAAAAGCATGAACATGGACAACCTGTTCAACCCGCTGCTGCAGCAGGACAACCCCGGCATCTACTACCCCATGGGCAAGACCGCCGAAATCGTCGCCAACCGCTACGGCATCAGCCGCGAGGCCCAGGACGCCTATGCCCTGCAGAGCCAGCAGCGCACCGCGCGCGCCCAGGCCGAAGGCCTGTTCGCCGACGAAATCGTGCCGATGACGGTGAAGTATCAGGTCGAAGACAAGGCCACCGGCGAGAAGAAGATTCTCGACGGCGTGGTCGAGGCCGACGACTGCAACCGCCCGGATACTACCCTCGAATCCCTGGCCAAGCTGCAACCAGCGTTCGACCCGGCCGGTAGCGTCACCGCCGGCAATGCTTCGCAACTGTCCGACGGCGCCTCGATGACCCTGGTGATGAGTCTGGAAAAAGCGCTGGAGCTGGGCCTCAAGCCCAAGGCCTATTTCCGCGGCTTTACCGTGGCCGGTTGCGAGCCGGACGAGATGGGCATCGGCCCGGTGTTCTCGGTGCCCAAGCTGCTCAAGGCCAAGGGCCTGGGCGTCGCCGACATCGATCTGTGGGAGCTCAACGAAGCCTTCGCCTCGCAGTGCCTGTACTGCCGCGACACGCTCGAGATCGACAACGAGAAGTACAACGTCAATGGCGGCTCCATTTCCATCGGCCATCCATTCGGCATGACCGGCTCGCGCCAGGTCGGTCATCTGGTGCGCGAGCTCCAGCGACGCGAGCTGCGCTACGGCATCGTCACCATGTGCGTCGGTGGCGGCATGGGCGCCACCGGGTTGTTCGAGGCCTATCGCGGCTAA
- the pap gene encoding polyphosphate:AMP phosphotransferase — MFESAEIGRSIDKATFEAEEPALREALLEAQYELKQQARFPVIVLINGVEGAGKGETVKLLNEWMDPRLIQVSTFDIQTDEELARPPAWRYWRQLPPKGRMGVFFGNWYSQMLQGRVHGKFKDAVLDQAIDGAERLERMLCDEGALIFKFWFHLSKQHMKARLEALKDDPLHSWRISPLDWQQSKTYDKFVRYGERVLRRTSRDYAPWYVVEGVDHYYRSLTVGRILLEGLQAALASPQRTQLQPHAAPLVSSLDNRGLLASLDMTQALSKDDYKEQLATEQARLSGLMRDKRMRKHALIAAFEGNDAAGKGGAIRRVTGALDPRQYRIVPVAAPTEEERAQPYLWRFWRHIPARGKFTIFDRSWYGRVLVERVEGFCSQADWLRAYGEINDFEEQLTNAGVILVKFWLAIDQQTQLERFKEREQIPFKRFKITEEDWRNRDKWDDYGDAVGDMVDRTSTEIAPWTLIEANDKRFARVKVLRTINEAIEAAFARD; from the coding sequence ATGTTCGAGTCCGCCGAAATCGGCCGCAGTATCGACAAGGCCACGTTCGAGGCCGAAGAGCCGGCACTGCGCGAGGCGCTGCTGGAAGCGCAGTACGAGCTCAAGCAGCAGGCGCGTTTTCCGGTGATCGTACTGATCAACGGCGTTGAGGGCGCCGGCAAGGGCGAGACGGTGAAACTGCTCAACGAGTGGATGGACCCACGGCTGATCCAGGTCAGCACCTTCGATATACAGACCGACGAAGAGCTGGCGCGACCGCCGGCCTGGCGCTACTGGCGCCAGCTGCCGCCCAAGGGACGCATGGGCGTGTTCTTCGGCAACTGGTACAGCCAGATGTTGCAGGGGCGGGTGCACGGCAAGTTCAAGGACGCGGTGCTGGACCAGGCCATCGACGGTGCCGAGCGCCTGGAGCGCATGCTCTGCGATGAAGGCGCGCTGATCTTCAAGTTCTGGTTTCACCTGTCCAAGCAGCACATGAAGGCGCGACTGGAGGCGCTCAAGGACGACCCGCTGCACAGCTGGCGCATCAGCCCGCTGGACTGGCAGCAATCGAAGACCTACGACAAGTTCGTGCGCTACGGCGAGCGCGTGCTGCGCCGCACCAGCCGTGACTATGCGCCCTGGTATGTGGTCGAGGGCGTCGATCACTATTACCGCAGCCTCACCGTCGGGCGCATCCTGCTCGAAGGCTTGCAGGCGGCGTTGGCCAGTCCGCAGCGTACCCAGCTGCAACCGCATGCTGCGCCGCTGGTTTCCAGTCTGGACAATCGCGGTTTGCTGGCCAGCCTGGACATGACCCAGGCACTGAGCAAGGACGACTACAAGGAGCAGCTGGCCACCGAGCAGGCGCGCCTGTCCGGCCTGATGCGCGACAAGCGCATGCGCAAGCACGCACTGATCGCGGCATTCGAAGGCAACGATGCCGCGGGCAAGGGCGGTGCCATCCGCCGTGTGACAGGTGCCCTCGACCCGCGCCAGTACCGCATCGTGCCGGTGGCGGCGCCGACCGAGGAAGAACGTGCCCAGCCCTATCTGTGGCGCTTCTGGCGACACATCCCGGCGCGCGGCAAGTTCACCATCTTCGACCGCAGCTGGTATGGCCGTGTGCTGGTGGAGCGGGTCGAGGGCTTCTGCAGCCAGGCCGATTGGCTGCGTGCCTACGGCGAGATCAACGATTTCGAGGAGCAACTGACCAATGCCGGGGTGATCCTGGTGAAGTTCTGGCTGGCCATCGACCAGCAGACGCAGCTGGAGCGCTTCAAGGAGCGTGAGCAGATCCCGTTCAAGCGCTTCAAGATCACCGAAGAGGATTGGCGCAACCGCGACAAGTGGGACGACTACGGCGACGCAGTGGGCGACATGGTCGACCGTACCAGCACCGAGATTGCGCCCTGGACGCTGATCGAGGCCAATGACAAGCGCTTCGCCCGGGTCAAGGTGCTGCGCACCATCAACGAGGCCATCGAGGCGGCGTTTGCAAGGGATTGA
- the mnmC gene encoding bifunctional tRNA (5-methylaminomethyl-2-thiouridine)(34)-methyltransferase MnmD/FAD-dependent 5-carboxymethylaminomethyl-2-thiouridine(34) oxidoreductase MnmC, translated as MSDTHHAQLDWDERGQPLSRSYGDIYFSQENGLEETRYVFLANNDLAARFAALADGECLNIGETGFGTGLNFLCAWQLFEQQAPAGTRLHFVSVEKYPLHHDDLQRALALWPELAPFSTELLAQYRAIHPGFQRLLLAGGRVVLTLLIGDAMEQLPQLDARIDAWFLDGFNPAKNPEMWTPELFAELARLSAPGTTIGTFSSAGRVRRALNEAGFKMKRVPGLGKKWEVAKGQFIGEPQTVGKPWFARPARPTQEKHAVVIGAGLAGCATAASLAARGWRVSLLERHAAVACEASGNPQGVLYLKLSAHGTALSQLIVAGFGHTRRLLERLQRGAGWDACGVLQLAFDDKEAARQGKLAAAFPADLLHAVGREQAEVLAGIGLPAGGLFYPDAGWVHPPALCRQLVQHPLIELRPYQEALSLSRQDDRWRVDGPSGTLVEAPVLVLACAAEIGRLLPDANLPLKRIRGQISRLPANALSSQLRTVVCAEGYVAPPRDGEHTLGASFDFHSDDLTPSVAEHVGNLELLREISTDLAERLDAQTLDPATLEGRAAFRCTSPDYLPIVGPLADAEAFAETYAVLAKDARQVPDAPCPWLHGLYINSGHGSRGLITAPLSGELIAAWLENEPLPLPREVAEACHPNRFMLRKLIRGS; from the coding sequence ATGTCAGACACCCATCACGCCCAGCTCGACTGGGACGAGCGCGGCCAACCTCTGTCGCGTAGCTACGGCGACATCTATTTCTCCCAGGAAAACGGCCTGGAAGAGACACGCTACGTCTTCCTCGCCAACAACGATCTGGCAGCGCGCTTCGCCGCTCTCGCCGACGGTGAATGCCTGAACATCGGCGAAACGGGTTTCGGCACCGGGCTGAACTTCCTCTGCGCCTGGCAGTTGTTCGAGCAACAGGCCCCTGCCGGCACGCGTCTGCACTTCGTCAGTGTCGAAAAATATCCGCTGCATCACGACGACCTGCAGCGCGCCCTGGCCCTGTGGCCGGAGCTGGCGCCGTTCAGCACAGAACTGCTGGCGCAGTACCGCGCCATTCACCCCGGGTTCCAGCGCCTGTTGTTGGCGGGTGGTCGGGTGGTGCTGACATTGTTGATCGGCGACGCGATGGAGCAATTGCCGCAGTTGGATGCGCGCATCGACGCCTGGTTTCTCGACGGTTTCAACCCGGCGAAGAACCCTGAAATGTGGACGCCCGAGCTGTTCGCCGAACTGGCGCGGCTGTCGGCCCCCGGCACAACCATCGGTACATTTTCCAGCGCCGGCCGGGTACGGCGCGCACTGAATGAAGCCGGCTTCAAGATGAAACGCGTGCCAGGCCTGGGCAAAAAATGGGAAGTGGCTAAAGGGCAGTTCATCGGTGAGCCGCAAACCGTCGGCAAGCCCTGGTTCGCCCGCCCCGCCCGCCCCACGCAGGAAAAACACGCGGTGGTGATCGGTGCAGGTCTGGCCGGCTGCGCCACTGCCGCCAGCCTGGCCGCGCGCGGCTGGCGAGTAAGCCTGCTGGAGCGCCACGCGGCGGTTGCCTGCGAGGCCTCGGGCAACCCGCAGGGCGTGCTCTACCTCAAGCTCTCGGCCCATGGCACAGCGCTGTCGCAGTTGATCGTCGCCGGCTTCGGTCATACTCGCCGGCTGCTCGAACGCCTGCAGCGCGGTGCCGGCTGGGACGCTTGCGGCGTGCTGCAGCTGGCCTTCGATGACAAGGAAGCCGCGCGCCAGGGCAAGCTGGCCGCCGCCTTCCCTGCCGATCTGCTGCACGCCGTTGGGCGCGAGCAGGCCGAAGTGCTGGCCGGTATCGGCCTGCCGGCTGGCGGTCTGTTCTACCCCGACGCCGGCTGGGTACACCCACCGGCGCTGTGCCGGCAACTGGTGCAACACCCATTGATCGAACTGCGCCCCTACCAGGAGGCGCTGAGTCTGAGCCGACAGGATGACCGCTGGCGCGTCGACGGGCCGAGCGGCACGCTGGTCGAAGCCCCGGTGCTGGTACTGGCCTGCGCCGCCGAAATCGGCCGCCTGTTGCCGGATGCGAACCTGCCGCTCAAGCGCATCCGTGGGCAGATCAGCCGTCTACCGGCCAACGCGCTCAGCAGTCAACTGCGCACCGTGGTCTGCGCCGAAGGCTATGTCGCGCCGCCACGCGACGGTGAGCACACTCTGGGCGCCAGCTTCGACTTCCACAGCGACGACCTCACACCCAGCGTCGCCGAGCATGTCGGCAACCTGGAGCTGCTGCGGGAAATTTCCACGGATCTCGCCGAACGCCTGGACGCACAGACACTCGACCCGGCGACGCTGGAAGGCCGCGCCGCGTTCCGCTGCACCAGCCCGGACTACCTGCCGATAGTCGGGCCGCTGGCCGATGCCGAGGCTTTTGCCGAGACCTATGCAGTACTGGCCAAGGATGCCCGCCAGGTACCGGACGCCCCCTGCCCCTGGCTGCACGGCCTGTACATCAACAGCGGCCACGGCTCGCGCGGGCTGATCACAGCCCCGCTGTCGGGCGAACTGATCGCCGCCTGGCTGGAGAACGAGCCCCTGCCGCTGCCACGTGAGGTGGCCGAGGCCTGCCACCCCAATCGCTTCATGCTGCGCAAGTTGATTCGCGGGAGTTGA
- a CDS encoding EamA family transporter, translated as MNLSLYLLTVLIWGTTWIAIKFQMGEVAVAASIAYRFALASAVLFAMLWFSGRLQPLDRRGQGICLVQGLCLFCLNFLCFYTASQWIPSGLIAVIFSTATLWNAINARLFFKQRIAANVLLGGALGLVGLGLLFWPELAGHETSRESLLGIGLALCGTLFFSAGNMLSSLQQKAGLKPLTTNAWGMLYGALMLVGICLVSGTPFAFEWNTLYVGSLLYLAIPGSVIGFTAYLTLVGRMGPERAAYCTVLFPVVALNISVFLEGYQWTTPALLGLGLVMLGNVLVFRKPKPVLAEARA; from the coding sequence ATGAACCTGTCGCTTTACCTGCTGACCGTACTGATCTGGGGCACGACCTGGATCGCCATCAAATTTCAGATGGGCGAGGTGGCCGTTGCCGCTTCCATCGCCTATCGCTTCGCGCTGGCCTCGGCGGTGCTGTTCGCCATGCTCTGGTTCAGCGGCCGCCTGCAACCGCTGGATCGCCGTGGGCAGGGCATCTGCCTGGTGCAGGGGTTGTGCCTGTTCTGCCTCAACTTCCTGTGCTTCTACACCGCCAGCCAATGGATACCCAGCGGCCTGATCGCAGTGATCTTCTCCACCGCCACCCTGTGGAACGCGATCAATGCGCGGTTGTTCTTCAAACAGCGCATCGCCGCCAACGTACTGCTCGGTGGTGCGCTGGGGCTGGTCGGTCTGGGCTTACTGTTCTGGCCGGAGCTGGCTGGGCACGAAACCAGCCGCGAAAGCCTGCTGGGCATCGGTCTGGCGCTGTGCGGTACGCTGTTCTTCTCCGCCGGTAACATGCTTTCCAGCCTGCAGCAGAAGGCCGGGCTCAAGCCGCTGACCACCAACGCCTGGGGCATGCTCTATGGCGCGCTGATGCTGGTGGGCATCTGCCTGGTCAGTGGTACACCGTTCGCCTTCGAGTGGAATACGCTCTACGTCGGCTCGTTGCTGTACCTGGCGATTCCCGGCTCGGTGATCGGCTTTACCGCCTATCTGACCCTGGTCGGGCGCATGGGCCCGGAGCGCGCGGCCTATTGCACGGTGCTGTTCCCGGTAGTTGCGCTGAACATCTCGGTGTTCCTCGAGGGCTACCAATGGACGACCCCGGCGCTGCTCGGCCTGGGCCTGGTAATGCTGGGCAACGTGCTCGTGTTTCGCAAGCCGAAGCCGGTGCTTGCCGAGGCCAGGGCATAG
- a CDS encoding DEAD/DEAH box helicase, producing the protein MLSAVARYKQLLSSALARYFPHTTAYLRAEREAAQPRKPARKQSKKKSTGNKKASGRKTDSGKPGPAGIYPGTRLKVEDAQVQAMRERVAQAVNARLIGAPSDEQWAMILCRAPLARIFAGAGSGKSSTLVLRVVFLLCHLEVDPKRLTVISFTNASCHELRERLQRLLDFWHYPHDARQCVRTFHAAMATLAKEHLGNPRWFEQLDEPGDEPDNPLTGGRLRPAQQRLLKQAYQNAYAEDARFRVLTHRLLKLPAPEEPPKGKAKAPLDACKLAGEFTALPLFELLHGQIDFAESLGIRLDRLEVKALDCAPRERDFIEAMQRFHQHFSALLQGQGLISFNGAFAQLSERLQNADNGKPGPALLALSHLLIDEFQDISPQIVLWLQAVHRRLHAAGERISLMAIGDDWQSIYGWRGSSPELFIDFDRHFPSRGRSKSSTLLLGTNYRSIEPVIRDGEKVLAEVHNKQAKTCVAAKAMQPGDHGVKLIQRFDLASGLPTLLKEITAQCQHVSQRANADRTAVLLLSRRNEPLQQVRAQLDKTLPVRAMTIHRAKGLQAEVAIILDDCLPVEKHPLRNALYAHCGFFAGSYDQAMQDEARRLAYVAITRGVSRVLWYTRKAQGATQCLAASRPIAQASG; encoded by the coding sequence ATGCTTTCTGCTGTCGCGCGCTACAAACAATTGCTGTCCAGCGCCCTCGCCCGCTACTTCCCTCACACCACCGCTTACCTGCGTGCCGAGCGCGAAGCCGCGCAGCCACGTAAACCTGCACGCAAGCAAAGCAAGAAAAAATCCACGGGCAACAAGAAAGCCAGCGGTCGCAAGACTGACAGCGGTAAACCCGGCCCAGCAGGGATCTACCCCGGCACCCGGCTGAAGGTCGAAGACGCTCAGGTACAGGCGATGCGCGAACGCGTGGCGCAGGCGGTGAACGCCAGGCTGATCGGCGCACCGTCGGACGAACAATGGGCGATGATCCTCTGCCGTGCGCCGCTGGCACGTATCTTCGCCGGCGCCGGCTCGGGCAAGTCGAGCACGCTGGTACTGCGCGTGGTGTTCCTGCTCTGTCACCTGGAGGTCGACCCCAAGCGCCTGACGGTGATTTCCTTCACCAACGCCTCCTGCCACGAACTGCGCGAGCGCCTGCAACGTCTGCTCGACTTCTGGCACTACCCGCACGATGCACGCCAGTGCGTGCGCACCTTCCATGCGGCCATGGCCACGCTGGCCAAGGAACACCTGGGCAACCCGCGCTGGTTCGAGCAACTGGACGAACCCGGCGACGAACCAGATAACCCGCTCACTGGCGGGCGCCTGCGCCCCGCACAGCAGCGCCTGCTCAAGCAGGCCTACCAGAATGCCTACGCAGAGGACGCACGCTTTCGCGTCCTGACTCACCGCCTGCTCAAATTGCCTGCCCCGGAGGAGCCACCAAAGGGCAAGGCCAAGGCGCCGCTGGATGCCTGCAAGCTGGCCGGTGAATTCACTGCACTGCCTCTGTTCGAGCTCCTGCACGGGCAGATCGACTTCGCCGAGAGCCTGGGCATTCGCCTCGACCGTCTAGAGGTGAAAGCCCTGGATTGCGCGCCCCGCGAACGCGACTTCATCGAAGCCATGCAGCGTTTTCACCAACACTTCAGCGCTCTGCTGCAAGGCCAAGGGTTGATCAGTTTCAACGGTGCCTTCGCGCAACTGAGCGAACGCCTGCAAAACGCCGACAATGGAAAACCCGGCCCCGCCCTGCTCGCCCTGAGCCACTTGCTGATCGACGAATTCCAGGACATCTCGCCACAGATCGTGCTGTGGCTGCAGGCCGTGCACCGTCGCCTGCATGCTGCGGGCGAGCGCATCAGCCTGATGGCCATCGGCGACGACTGGCAATCGATCTACGGTTGGCGCGGCAGCTCGCCGGAGCTGTTCATCGATTTCGACCGGCACTTCCCCAGCCGTGGCCGCAGCAAGAGCAGCACCTTGCTGCTGGGCACCAACTACCGCAGCATCGAGCCGGTGATCCGCGATGGCGAGAAGGTGCTCGCTGAAGTGCACAACAAGCAGGCCAAGACCTGCGTCGCGGCCAAGGCAATGCAACCGGGCGATCATGGCGTCAAGCTGATCCAGCGCTTCGACCTGGCCAGCGGCCTGCCGACGCTGCTCAAGGAAATCACCGCGCAGTGCCAGCATGTCAGCCAGCGCGCCAATGCGGATCGTACCGCCGTGCTGCTGCTCAGCCGACGCAACGAGCCACTGCAGCAGGTGCGCGCGCAGTTGGACAAGACGCTGCCGGTCAGAGCCATGACCATCCACCGCGCCAAGGGCCTGCAGGCCGAAGTGGCGATCATCCTCGACGACTGCCTGCCGGTGGAGAAGCACCCGCTGCGCAACGCGCTCTACGCCCACTGCGGCTTCTTCGCCGGCAGCTACGACCAGGCCATGCAGGACGAAGCCCGGCGCCTGGCCTACGTAGCCATCACCCGTGGCGTAAGCCGCGTGCTGTGGTACACGCGCAAGGCCCAGGGCGCCACGCAGTGCTTGGCAGCGAGCCGGCCAATCGCGCAAGCTTCAGGCTGA
- a CDS encoding LysR family transcriptional regulator, translating to MDKLLALRTFVATVRCGGFSAAARQLGLATSSVTRAVNALEQELGCVLLNRNTRQISVSEAGRDYFERALAILDALDEADAAVTDNGEEVRGRLAVSVPVEFARRIIAPHLGELLERHPQLELTLRVTDEVVDLLSERVDLALRLGSSIVSDDVVSQRVGSFTRWLVASPQYLARTSPIEHPDALQAHACLQYDYGSPAHYWRFEQDGTTLQVPVTGSLRSNNADVLRQAALAGQGVALLSDWLVRDDVDSGKLQRLLPDYEVAPGPHEGTIHLLYLPNHRGSKRIAAFSEFLQALLQR from the coding sequence ATGGACAAACTGCTGGCTCTGCGCACCTTCGTCGCCACCGTTCGCTGCGGTGGTTTTTCCGCTGCGGCGCGGCAGCTGGGCCTGGCCACCTCGTCGGTGACCCGTGCGGTCAACGCTCTTGAACAGGAACTGGGCTGCGTACTGCTCAACCGCAACACGCGGCAGATCAGCGTCAGTGAGGCCGGACGCGACTACTTCGAACGCGCCCTGGCCATCCTCGATGCCCTGGACGAAGCCGATGCGGCCGTGACCGACAACGGCGAAGAGGTGCGTGGTCGCCTGGCGGTAAGCGTGCCGGTGGAGTTCGCCCGGCGCATCATCGCCCCGCACCTAGGCGAACTGCTGGAACGACACCCGCAGCTGGAGTTGACCCTGCGCGTGACCGACGAGGTGGTCGACCTGCTCAGCGAACGGGTCGATCTGGCGCTGCGCCTGGGCTCTTCCATCGTCAGCGACGACGTGGTCAGCCAGCGCGTCGGCAGTTTCACGCGCTGGCTGGTAGCGAGTCCGCAGTATCTGGCGCGCACCTCGCCCATCGAACATCCGGATGCACTCCAGGCGCACGCCTGCCTGCAGTATGACTACGGCAGCCCGGCGCACTACTGGCGCTTCGAGCAGGACGGAACGACCTTGCAGGTGCCGGTCACGGGGAGCCTGCGCAGCAACAACGCCGACGTCCTGCGCCAGGCGGCCCTGGCCGGTCAGGGCGTAGCACTGCTGTCGGACTGGCTGGTACGCGATGATGTGGACAGTGGCAAGCTGCAGCGCCTGCTGCCCGACTACGAAGTCGCCCCAGGCCCGCACGAAGGCACCATCCACCTGCTGTATCTGCCCAATCACCGGGGTTCGAAACGCATCGCCGCATTCAGTGAGTTCCTTCAGGCGCTGCTGCAGCGCTGA
- a CDS encoding MFS transporter, translating into MTSQTSSLTSESPALPQALVLLFALCCGAIVANLYYAQPIIELIAPDVGLSAERASLIVSLTQIGYALGLLFLVPLADLLESRRLMLITTAAALLCLLAAAFANQPDVFLGLALLIGLSSVSVQMLIPLAANLAPEANRGRVVGNIMSGLLLGILLARPLASLVAGEFGWRAVYLMAAGLMLLITLVIATTIPRHAPSHRASYGQLLASLAHLLRRYPTLRRRALYQGLMFASFSLFWTVAPLELSRHLGLSQQDIALFALAGAIGAVAAPIAGRLADAGHTWRASLVALILAPLAFAPNLLSAGLGWIGLVVTAIVLDFAVQMSMVLGQRSIYALEPQSRARLNALYMTSIFVGGAIGSALASPIYERFGWSGTALLAAGLPLLALLAFIGKEK; encoded by the coding sequence ATGACCAGCCAGACCTCCTCACTCACGAGCGAGTCGCCAGCCCTGCCGCAGGCACTGGTGCTGCTGTTCGCCCTGTGCTGCGGCGCCATCGTCGCCAACCTCTACTACGCCCAGCCGATCATCGAGCTGATCGCCCCGGATGTCGGCCTCAGTGCCGAGCGCGCCAGCCTGATCGTTTCGCTGACGCAGATCGGCTATGCCCTCGGCCTGCTGTTCCTGGTGCCGCTGGCCGACCTGCTGGAAAGCCGCCGGTTGATGCTGATCACCACCGCAGCCGCCCTGCTCTGCCTGCTGGCGGCGGCCTTCGCGAATCAGCCGGATGTGTTTCTTGGCCTGGCACTGCTGATCGGCCTCAGCTCGGTTTCGGTACAGATGCTGATCCCCCTGGCCGCCAACCTGGCACCGGAGGCCAACCGTGGCCGCGTGGTGGGCAACATCATGAGCGGCCTGCTGCTGGGCATCCTGCTGGCGCGGCCGCTGGCCAGCCTGGTAGCCGGCGAATTCGGCTGGCGCGCGGTGTACCTGATGGCAGCCGGGCTTATGCTGCTGATCACCCTGGTGATCGCCACCACCATCCCGCGTCACGCCCCCAGCCACCGCGCCAGCTACGGGCAACTGCTGGCCTCGCTGGCTCACCTGCTGCGCCGCTACCCGACACTGCGCCGCCGTGCGCTTTATCAGGGCCTGATGTTCGCCAGTTTCAGTCTGTTCTGGACGGTCGCGCCGCTGGAACTGTCGCGCCACCTCGGATTGAGCCAGCAGGACATCGCCCTGTTCGCCCTTGCCGGCGCCATCGGCGCAGTCGCAGCGCCTATCGCCGGGCGTCTGGCCGATGCCGGCCATACCTGGCGCGCCAGCCTGGTGGCGCTGATCCTGGCACCACTGGCCTTCGCTCCCAACCTGTTGAGCGCCGGACTGGGCTGGATCGGCCTGGTCGTCACTGCCATCGTGCTGGATTTCGCCGTGCAGATGAGCATGGTGCTCGGCCAGCGCAGCATCTACGCACTGGAGCCGCAGAGCCGCGCCCGGCTCAATGCGCTGTACATGACCAGCATCTTCGTCGGTGGCGCCATCGGCTCGGCACTGGCCAGCCCGATCTACGAGCGCTTTGGCTGGTCAGGCACGGCGCTACTGGCCGCCGGGTTGCCGCTGCTGGCACTGCTGGCATTCATTGGCAAGGAGAAGTGA